In one Umezawaea sp. Da 62-37 genomic region, the following are encoded:
- a CDS encoding toll/interleukin-1 receptor domain-containing protein has product MQGTAQIDFQEAADHCNLRLAHAGRNQGPTYSAFLRSDKIATIMRSARVCIFISFRGGDGEFVADSLDQHARQRFGNLAVFRSSRSIGPGDVFPPELQRAIDQCRVMLVVVGPNWFARGVDGSRRIDKSDDWVRHEVRSALAKGARVVVVRFNGASRLSPDDLPEDIRGVAVRQDCEVTHRNITHSLPALMDELFRLEPDLRIGATDGLEGLDEWWAGWSGITRPVLPPALPVAGRDAAVRALGDWLAAPPDLFQLRCASYDDGSAFAAAVLDLHHADVRAVRVTSHAGATHCADLPSPLLVVVAASDVDVQALVARGLHVLLLLHVHTSKASEDGLTLPRLSAAQALDVFVEAGLPPARAGKQRVRPDGAWRCCAGSSLPACEPPSGRSTR; this is encoded by the coding sequence GTGCAGGGCACGGCACAAATCGACTTTCAGGAAGCCGCCGACCACTGCAATCTCCGACTCGCTCACGCAGGTCGAAATCAAGGTCCAACATATTCCGCATTTCTGCGGTCGGATAAGATCGCGACCATCATGAGGTCCGCTCGGGTGTGCATTTTCATCAGTTTTCGTGGTGGCGATGGCGAATTCGTCGCCGACTCCCTCGACCAGCACGCACGACAGCGCTTCGGCAATCTGGCCGTCTTCCGGTCCAGCAGGTCGATCGGGCCTGGTGACGTCTTCCCACCAGAGCTGCAGCGAGCGATCGATCAGTGCCGGGTCATGCTGGTGGTCGTCGGTCCGAACTGGTTCGCGCGCGGGGTCGACGGAAGCAGGCGCATCGACAAGTCCGACGACTGGGTTCGCCACGAGGTGCGCTCGGCGCTGGCCAAGGGCGCACGGGTCGTCGTGGTCAGGTTCAACGGTGCGTCCAGGCTGTCCCCGGACGACCTGCCCGAGGACATCAGGGGCGTGGCGGTTCGGCAGGACTGCGAGGTGACGCACAGGAACATCACCCACTCGCTCCCGGCACTGATGGACGAGCTGTTCCGGCTCGAACCCGACTTGCGCATCGGCGCGACGGACGGCTTGGAGGGCTTGGACGAGTGGTGGGCCGGCTGGTCGGGCATCACCCGGCCGGTGTTGCCGCCTGCTCTGCCGGTGGCCGGCCGGGATGCCGCGGTCCGCGCACTCGGCGATTGGTTGGCCGCCCCTCCCGACCTGTTCCAACTCCGTTGCGCGTCGTACGACGACGGCAGCGCCTTCGCCGCGGCGGTGCTCGACCTGCACCATGCCGATGTGCGAGCGGTCCGCGTCACCAGCCACGCGGGCGCGACCCACTGCGCCGACCTGCCCTCGCCGCTCCTCGTGGTGGTCGCCGCTTCGGACGTCGACGTCCAGGCGTTGGTGGCGCGAGGTCTGCACGTGCTCCTCCTGCTGCACGTCCACACGTCGAAGGCCAGCGAGGATGGGCTGACGCTGCCGAGGCTGTCTGCGGCACAAGCGCTGGACGTCTTCGTGGAGGCCGGACTACCGCCTGCCCGGGCCGGAAAGCAGCGGGTACGGCCCGACGGAGCATGGCGGTGTTGCGCTGGAAGTTCTCTCCCGGCCTGCGAGCCCCCGAGTGGCCGGTCGACGCGATGA
- a CDS encoding tetratricopeptide repeat protein has product MTTNPPHRKVDNQVTAHRVDHLVQAGTIAGDVHLHSTPAQAVVPRQMPLANRWFTGRSGELNALTAAVDAGHHVAAVGTGGVGKTSIVLHWAHLNVDRFPDGQLFVNLRGQHVADGLRALLSGLDSDHSTLPASFEAQLGRYRSLLAGLRVLIVLDNATDSTQVTPLLPGSGPNTMLITSRDRLDGLHSTTGVHRMVVATMARSDAVNLIMHRIGAARVRRETTALAELIGYCGGLPLALAVVAGRLATRTSFPLAAVAAELRDASTRIEALDTGEQGATLTAVLSSSYDSLSSDAREVLELIGLTALPDFGIAALTALVDATPGEVRARMRELERASLADEHLPGRWQVHDLVRLHAANQARDAGESAARLVEHYLHTAFSGDHELDRNRLPLRTNPPIPGSHPLVFNDYEAALAWFDLEHQCLIATQQMANEHGWHAHVWQLSWAMHSYRWRRARIHDQAAGWQLALTAAEKLGDARWTAIAHRLLGAANARTGNLEDAFRHLVQALTMFTEQENPAGRGDAHRALARAHERIGNYGQALEQAEAALDLYRETRQRHWEADALDLVCWYEAKLERFNDARRHGTEALELYRRLEDHDGEATALDSLGYIAHRSGRQTDAVEHYEQALVLLRNRNSYHEANTLDRLAELHSERGHVVDARAVWERALVLFRAQHLVGEADRVQRRLDSLGGT; this is encoded by the coding sequence ATGACGACGAACCCGCCGCACAGAAAGGTCGACAACCAGGTCACAGCGCATCGCGTCGACCACCTGGTGCAAGCGGGAACGATCGCAGGCGATGTCCATCTGCATTCCACGCCGGCTCAGGCGGTCGTGCCTCGTCAGATGCCACTCGCGAACCGCTGGTTCACCGGCAGGAGCGGCGAGCTCAACGCCCTCACCGCCGCCGTGGACGCGGGACATCACGTAGCTGCGGTCGGCACTGGAGGAGTGGGCAAGACGAGTATCGTGCTGCACTGGGCCCATCTCAACGTCGACCGATTCCCCGACGGTCAACTCTTCGTCAACCTGCGTGGCCAGCACGTCGCCGACGGGTTGAGGGCACTGCTCAGCGGACTGGACTCGGACCACAGCACTCTGCCTGCGAGCTTCGAAGCCCAACTCGGTCGGTACCGCAGCCTTCTGGCAGGACTGCGTGTGCTGATCGTGCTCGACAACGCCACGGACAGCACCCAGGTAACACCGCTGTTGCCGGGAAGCGGCCCCAACACGATGCTGATCACCAGTCGTGACCGCCTCGACGGACTCCATTCCACCACGGGCGTACACCGGATGGTGGTGGCCACCATGGCCAGGTCCGACGCGGTCAACCTGATCATGCACCGGATCGGTGCTGCCAGGGTGAGGCGGGAAACCACAGCTCTGGCGGAACTGATCGGCTACTGCGGCGGACTGCCGCTCGCACTTGCGGTGGTGGCCGGACGGCTGGCCACTCGCACATCGTTCCCACTCGCCGCGGTGGCGGCCGAGTTGCGGGACGCTTCGACGCGGATCGAGGCTCTGGACACAGGCGAGCAAGGGGCGACACTTACCGCTGTGTTGTCCTCTTCATACGACTCGCTCAGTTCCGACGCACGTGAAGTACTGGAGCTCATCGGACTGACAGCGTTACCGGACTTCGGGATTGCCGCGCTGACAGCGCTCGTTGACGCCACACCTGGCGAGGTACGAGCACGGATGCGCGAACTGGAACGAGCTTCCCTCGCTGACGAGCACCTTCCCGGAAGGTGGCAGGTGCATGACCTTGTGCGACTGCACGCCGCCAACCAGGCTCGGGATGCCGGCGAGTCGGCAGCACGGCTGGTCGAACACTACCTGCACACCGCGTTTTCAGGCGATCACGAACTCGACCGCAACCGGTTGCCGCTGCGAACCAACCCTCCGATCCCCGGCAGCCATCCCCTCGTGTTCAACGACTACGAGGCCGCGTTGGCCTGGTTCGACCTTGAACACCAGTGCTTGATAGCCACGCAACAGATGGCGAACGAACACGGCTGGCACGCCCATGTATGGCAGCTGAGTTGGGCGATGCACTCGTACCGCTGGCGCCGAGCCCGCATCCACGACCAAGCCGCCGGCTGGCAACTGGCGCTCACTGCCGCGGAAAAGCTCGGCGACGCGCGGTGGACAGCTATCGCACACAGGCTGCTCGGCGCCGCCAACGCCCGCACCGGGAACCTGGAAGACGCGTTCCGCCACCTCGTGCAGGCGCTGACGATGTTCACCGAGCAGGAAAATCCGGCTGGACGCGGTGACGCGCACCGGGCGCTCGCCAGGGCGCACGAGCGAATCGGCAACTACGGACAAGCACTGGAACAAGCCGAAGCCGCTCTGGACCTCTACCGGGAGACCCGTCAACGCCACTGGGAAGCGGACGCCCTGGACCTCGTCTGCTGGTACGAGGCGAAGCTCGAACGATTCAACGACGCCAGACGGCACGGGACCGAAGCGCTGGAGCTGTACAGACGGCTGGAAGACCACGACGGCGAGGCGACCGCGTTGGACAGCCTCGGCTACATCGCCCACCGCAGTGGACGGCAGACCGACGCCGTCGAGCACTACGAGCAGGCGCTCGTCCTGCTCAGGAACCGCAACAGCTACCACGAGGCCAACACCCTCGACCGACTCGCCGAACTGCACTCCGAGCGAGGTCATGTCGTCGATGCGCGAGCGGTGTGGGAGCGGGCGCTTGTGCTGTTCCGCGCCCAGCACCTCGTCGGAGAGGCCGATCGTGTACAACGGCGACTCGACAGCTTGGGGGGCACGTGA